From a region of the Triticum aestivum cultivar Chinese Spring chromosome 7D, IWGSC CS RefSeq v2.1, whole genome shotgun sequence genome:
- the LOC123167597 gene encoding sugar transport protein MST5: MAGGVVISSSGGKVYPGHMTAFVFFSCLVASSGGLIFGYDIGISGGVTSMDSFLSEFFPSVYAQAKANKEKNQYCKFDSQLLTLFTSSLYLAALATSFLAASVTRIFGRKWSMFCGGITFLAGSALNGAATNVMMLILGRILLGIGVGFANQSVPLYLSEMAPANLRGMLNIGFQLMTTIGILSANLINYATVSIEGGWGWRIGLGLAGVPALIITLGALALPDTPNSLIARGYTAEAKKVLVKVRGTSDVHDEYDDMVAASEEAKAIEHPWRNILERKYRPQLTIAVLIPFFQQLTGINVIMFYAPVLFLTIGFGGDASLMSAVITGLVNMFATIISIVSVDRLGRRALFLQGGTQMFVSQIVVGTLIALQFGTTGEGEMSRTYAMLLVLFICLYVAGFAWSWGPLGWLVPSEVFALEIRSAGQSIAVCVNMTLTFIIGQAFLTMLCHLKFGLFYFFAAWMVIMTTFIALFLPETKGVPIDEMNLVWSRHWFWSKYVVQEGGSNRRTHGV; encoded by the exons ATGGCGGGGGGCGTGGTGATAAGCTCCTCCGGGGGCAAGGTGTACCCTGGCCACATGACGGCCTTCGTCTTCTTCTCCTGTCTCGTCGCCTCCTCTGGTGGCCTCATCTTCGGCTACGACATCGGCATCTCTG GTGGTGTAACATCCATGGACTCGTTCTTGAGCGAGTTCTTTCCGTCGGTGTACGCCCAGGCCAAGGCAAACAAGGAAAAGAACCAGTACTGCAAGTTCGACAGCCAGCTGCTGACGCTATTCACGTCCTCACTGTACCTGGCCGCGCTAGCAACATCGTTCCTAGCAGCGTCAGTGACGCGCATCTTCGGCCGGAAGTGGTCCATGTTCTGTGGCGGCATCACCTTCCTCGCGGGCTCGGCACTCAACGGCGCCGCCACTAACGTGATGATGCTGATCCTCGGCCGCATCCTCCTCGGCATCGGCGTAGGCTTCGCCAACCAGTCCGTCCCTCTCTACCTCTCGGAGATGGCGCCGGCGAACCTCCGGGGCATGCTCAACATCGGCTTCCAGCTGATGACCACCATCGGCATCCTGTCCGCCAACCTCATCAACTACGCCACCGTTAGCATCGAGGGTGGCTGGGGCTGGCGCATCGGCCTTGGCCTGGCTGGCGTCCCGGCGCTCATCATTACCCTCGGCGCACTTGCCCTGCCGGACACTCCCAACTCCCTCATCGCCCGCGGCTACACTGCGGAAGCCAAGAAGGTGCTGGTCAAGGTCAGGGGAACCTCGGACGTGCATGATGAGTACGATGACATGGTGGCCGCCAGCGAGGAGGCCAAGGCCATCGAGCACCCTTGGCGGAACATCCTGGAGCGCAAGTACCGTCCCCAGCTGACAATTGCTGTGCTCATCCCCTTCTTCCAGCAGCTCACCGGCATCAACGTCATCATGTTCTACGCGCCCGTGTTGTTCCTCACAATCGGCTTCGGCGGCGACGCCTCGCTCATGTCCGCCGTCATCACGGGGCTTGTCAACATGTTTGCCACCATCATCTCCATCGTCTCCGTGGACCGGCTCGGCCGCCGTGCCCTGTTCCTCCAGGGCGGCACACAGATGTTCGTGTCCCAGATAGTGGTGGGGACTCTGATCGCTCTCCAGTTCGGCACCACGGGCGAGGGGGAGATGTCGCGCACCTATGCCATGCTGCTGGTGCTATTCATTTGCCTCTACGTTGCCGGGTTCGCATGGTCGTGGGGGCCGCTGGGCTGGCTCGTTCCCAGCGAGGTGTTCGCGCTGGAGATTAGGTCGGCAGGGCAGAGCATTGCCGTGTGCGTCAACATGACACTCACCTTCATCATTGGGCAGGCGTTCCTCACCATGCTTTGTCACCTCAAGTTCGGCCTCTTCTACTTCTTTGCGGCGTGGATGGTCATCATGACGACCTTCATCGCCCTCTTCCTGCCAGAGACCAAGGGGGTTCCCATAGACGAGATGAACCTCGTCTGGAGCCGACACTGGTTCTGGAGCAAGTACGTCGTCCAGGAAGGCGGCAGCAACCGCAGAACACACGGCGTCTAG